tatattaaatggACTGAATTAATGGGCTTGTCCCATATAGACATCGaactggaccgggctgattcttatcAATGATCATTTTATTTGGTCGCAATTTTTCCATGTCAGCTTGCCACgttggatccgacgtggcctgggcagagagCTAGCGATCAAAACAGAAGGTCGTAGGATCAATGATCTTTTGTTTTGATCGTTGCCTTCAACAACCTTATCAgaaagaaggtcgttaatttccatTAAAGATGGTAAGCTTTTggcttttgaccatctgttttttaTCACAAAAAGGTCGGAAATGAAAAACAATGTTGCAAGTTAAcatattttttgtagtgcatggatcCTTTCAATATCCTTTGACAATTACTTTATGTCAAATTTCATTTCGTATcatatttcatgattgtcattttggatacataagtgctcttccttgcaagactaacccatgtaggtagatgaactcaaaactACAAgaagtgctcccaactcttgatgagctacaacaACCTTGAGCAACCTACACAAGTTCAACCACATGATCaacatcaacaccaccacccaaggtatgttattccatcttagagaagctttaccccaatacATGGGGCAGAGTagctcaacaagatgagaatacatcaaaatgcttaaacgaaaaatggcaaccccattttgagcttaaacgctgagtatgacctacgatcaagtgttcgcacttggctcctcagtcaatatactctaacataggcgaCTTTGTCGcccaccaattctagatgaagttccttTGTTTTGTGTTCTTGCATTTGTGCCTAGCTTGTTTCCCTTTCActtcatctagatttattttcgatttggtccaattttgcaacaaatatatgataggtccttcaaaaaaaactcattttggacactTGAAAAATGGGAAAATGATTTTCTtgtacaaagaaaatgaaaactcccttaggaaacattgtttgccattccaatatgcacccttgtgcacaatatgagatcatttgaagaaactatgccatgaatgtagccataaggttgatcatttggTTTGAAAGCCATGAATTTTCAcatatgatagctcatttatgagaacactttttaaaaataattaccatattacatgtttattatttttcctggcaacttggtcacatataatgacacaatgcgaaggttttccaatttttatttattcttatttttatgtccgtttcaaaatgcggttaaaacgacgagaatgaccgttcctagctagtagttgaatcttggatttttttgctgTTTATCttattaaatatatacttatgtacctagaaatgatttttggaaaaaataaatagcaaactatgaggcagctgtagttcaaatttgacccgcttcctcctgAGTAAATGGAAAATtatctttttcacaagaggtggatcaaatctttcgacacccaaccatttggtcaattgttcattaaatatggcctagtattttagaaaattgatttggtacaattttgtaacaaatatatggtaggtccttcacaaaaaaaactcattttgggcactcgaaaaatggaaaatgaattttttgtccaaagaaaatgaaaacttccttaggcaacattgttttccattccaagatTCACACTTGTGtacgatatgagatcatttgaacaaactatgccatgaatgtggccataaggttgatcatttggcttgaaatccattaatcttcacacatgataactcatttatgagaacactttttaaaaataattaccatattacaagtttattattcttcgtggtaacttggtcacatatagtgacacaatgcgaaggttttccaatttttagattttatttaattttttatggCCGTttaaaaatgcggtcaaaacggcgagaaTGACTGTTCCTAGGTAgtagttgaatcttggaatttttttgctatttctcttattaaatagatacttatgtaccaagaaatgatttttggaaaaaaataaatagcaactatgaggcagttgtagttcaaatttgtccCGCTTCCTCCTAAAACAAcggtaatttgtctttttcacgagaggtggatcaaatcttttgacacccaaccattttgtcaattgtgaattaaatatggcctagtattttagaaaattgatttggtacaattttgcaacaaatatatggttggtccttcacaaaaaaaactcattctgggcactcaaaaaatgggaaatgaattttttgtccaaagaaaatgaaaacttcctttggcaacattgtttaccATTCCAAGATTCacacttgtgcacgatatgagatcattttaacaaactgtGTCATGAATGTgggcataagattgatcatttggcttgaaagccatgaatcttcaaacATGATAGCTTatttctgataacacttttttaaaaattgttgtattacaagtttgttatttttcctagtaacttgatcacatgtaatgacacaatgcgaaggttctttaatttttcaatttttttgattttttatgcttgtttcaaaatgcgatcaaaacggcggcttgaccgttcctagctagtggttgaatcttggaaaacttttgatatttctctgattaaatagatacttatgtacctagaaatgacttttggaaaaaataaagagcaaactatgatgcagttgtagttcaaatttgacccgcttcgtactgaatcggcggaaatttgtttttttcgccagaggtggatcaaaacttttgatagTCAATTgcgaattaaatatggcctagtatttcataaaattgatttggtccaattttgcaacaagtatatggttggtctttcacaaaaaaaactcatttcaggcactcggaaaatggaaaatgaatttaccGTGCAAAGAAACTAAAAACTTTCTTAGGaaatattgtttggaattccaagatgcaccattgtgcacaatattAGAGCATTTGAACaaatatgccatgaatgtggccacaagattgatcatttTGGCTTGAAAGCGATgattcttcacgcatgatagctcttttttgagaacattttttttaaaataattgtcgtattacaagtttattatttttcctggtaacttgggcacatgtaatgacacaatgcgaagatttTCCAATTTGttgatttgttttgattttttatgcccgttttaaaatgcggtcaaaacagcgggtatgatcgttcctagctagtggttgaatattggaaacTTTTGATGTTTTTGTGATTAAATAGATAGttacgtacctagaaatgatttttgaaaaaaataaacagcaaactacgaggtagctgtagttcaaatttgacccgcttccaactaaataggCGTAAATTTTTCTTTTTTACCAGAGGTGGgtcgaaacttttgacacccaactatttggtcaattgtgcattagatatgtcctagtattttagaaaatttatttgatccaattttgcaacaactATTTTCtaagtccttcacaaaaaacccgatTATTGCCACTCCAAAAATTGAAAAAtgttttttgtgcaaagaaaaaaAAAACCATCCCAATATACACACATGTGCACAATATTGGAGCATTTTCACATAATATGATCCAATTTTCCACCAAAGATTTCATATGTTCTTAAAAAACCCATTTCTATACTCAGAAAATAAATTTAAATTCTCCTTGGTGGAAAGGTGTGTGCCACGAATCGACGAcatggcatccatccatccatccatccatcccacaCCACTGTAACTCCCTCCGCTCCTCCCTCCCAAACCCTAACTCCCACTCCCCCGATTCAGATCCCCCCTCTCTGCCATACCTCTCCCCTCGTCGCCGCCTCCCTCTTCGCCACCACCTCTCCCCTCGCCGCCGGTCTGCCACACCTCTCCCTTCGCCCTCGTCTACTACACCGCCGGCATCTCCGGTACCGCTTCTTCCTTCCTCTCTGCTTGCTTCCTACAATATGTTTTTCTTCTTTGTGGCGCTGGTGCTAGCTTCTAACTAGTAAGGGATGGATGGGTGCCGGCAGGCACATCAACCCGGCAGTGACCTTCGGGCTGTTCCTGGCGAGGAAGCTGTCGCTGACTCGGGCGGTGTTCTACATCATCATGTAGTGCCTGGGCGCCATCTGCGGCGCCGGCGTGGTGAAGGGGTTCCAGCAGGGCCTGAACATGGGCAAGGGCGGCGGCGCCAACGTGGTGGCGCCCAGCTACACCAAGGGCTCCGGCCTCGGCGCTGTGATCATCGGCACCTCCTCGTCTACACTGTCTTCTCCGCCACCGACGCCAATAGGAACGCCAGGGACTCCCACGTTCCCGTGAGTACCATCACTgccgctctgttcttccccctaaTAAATTTCCTTACCGTGCTTGGTTAATGGTCACTTATGGTGCGTGGAACGTCGACAGATCCTTGCCCCGTCGCCAATCGGGTTCGCGGTGTTCCTGGTCCACCTGGCCACCATCCCCATCACCGGCACCGACATCAACCCGGCGAGGAGCCTCGGCGCGGCTATCATCTACAACAGGGAGCACGCCTGGTCAGACCACGTGAGTGAACTAAAACCGAAACTGAAACCAAACACCCCTCCTTTCCTTTCTCTGAACTTGAAAGCATGGCCCTTGCTTGTTTTCTGCAGTAGTGGTAATAACTGCAGGGATGTGGTAGCATTCAGAAGTAACTTAAAGTTGATGCAGATGCTTAGGTACTCTCTATTGCACACCTAATTACCCGATGTGAGATTGGGAAGTTTATCAATCTGGTGAACCAATGTGACAGTAGCTGCAATAATCGAGCAGTTATAGCTGATGATGGTAGTGTATCATCTGCTGGTTATTCAGATATGGAAAGTCTACCCTGATCTCAAGGGAAATGCCGAGACTTGCCTTAGCGTGGCACCCAACCACTGTTGCCTTCTGGTAGCAGGATAGTGACTTGAGTGTCCATTATAGATTAATATTATCTAGGAAATGATTTTCAAAAAAATGCTATCTAGGAAATAATTTAGCATTGTTCTGCTTGTGCTAACTGTTTTCCTCAAATATTTCGACTTTGCAGTGGATCTTATGGGTCGGCCCCTTCATCGGCACCACGCTGGCCGCCGTCTACCAGCAGGTGGTCATCAGAGCGATCCCATTCAAGACCAAGTCCTAAGCTGTTGTTCTTCCTGCTACAAAGAAGATGCCAACCCTTGCACGTTTGTCTCGCTGTGTCTCTGTGTCAGCTTCTGTAAGATGTTGTTTGTCCAAGGTTAGAGGAGACTGCTGCTCTTAGGTATTTACGAAACAGCTAAAAATTCCCAGGTTGTACCCTGTTCAAACGATGCTGCATATCAGCACATGCTAATAGTTAATGTGCATGCTCAACCAGTAATCAGAATTGCCTCTATAAGATGTTGTTTGTCAACCGTCCAACAGCAACTTGGTTCTGATTATCTTCTTACTTCTTAGTGATGTTGTCTTGTTCTACTTCTGAAGTAGTACTGCTTTATCCAAGCCTGGATCTCCTATATACTGTAGTCCTGCCATGCAATCTGATCCTGACACAAGACATTACTCTGTCTAACCCATGTCTGATTTATAACATAGTAATATTGTGTAGCTTGATTATTTGTATTCAACTATTCTTATTTATAACATGACCTGCCACTTCAAAATATTTTTTATCCAACAAAGTTCGTTACACCAAGCAATTGAGAAAAAAAGGAGAATAAGGAGTAAACATCTACTTGTTTATTACAACTCAAAACATATAGTTGTTGGAATTAAAAATTACATATAACCATACAGGTTATGACAAGCCAGGGGCTCTTCTCAACTTCTGGTGATTTATGCGATGCATGAGGAGAATCGGGTTGTTGCACACAGCATGCTGCAGCGATGTCTTCTTCTCCTCTCTTCGCGGGTGCTCACTGGTCCACGCTGCCACCCATCAATGTTGACAAGTCACCATCTAAAAGGTTGTCCGAGGAGGTATAGCCGAATCCTGAATCTGATTGATGTGCTCTCATACACCTTTAGATTTCTTTTTCTTTACATTTACATAGTTTCAGTTACTTGTTACAGAAACTGCTGGTTTCGAACGCTAGAAAGCTCCTGGCATGGACAAGACAGAAGTGGGAAGGCTATTGCTGCTCCATGCTCCCGGCTTGACTTAAATATATGGACCTGATTATCCTGTTGGAATTAATCATTCTTGTTGTGGCAGCTACATGTTAATCTAGTTCTAGTCTCTAATCTTTATACCCCACATGCCTTCTGTATGTTGGATTAGTTTCCTATCTAGTTCAATGTAGATTCTGATTCTAGCTCCTAGACTTGTGTTCAAGTGTCTTTCATTTAACAGATGAGTGCAAAGAAGGCCACTGGATCCGCTAGAAATTGTTCGAGCTGCAGGGTTTTGCTTGCTCGCTTGCTTACTTTGCTACCTCTTTGTAACCTGGTCGATTTTGTTTTCTTCTACCATTCTCAGTGTCGTGAAAATGGAGATGCACTGCTTCACATTCTTAATCTAATTTAATGTGTAAAATGGCTGGCAAATGCTGCTGCAAAGATATTAGTGGTATATGTGCATGCATTTGACAATATGATTTCACATGTGTGTTTGAAAATTAACCATACAGATTATGGTACTGTTAATTTGGTGCAGTTGAATGAGTGCTTGGTGTTGATATTTTGTTAAATGAGCATTATGTTGTCTTATAATAGATTGATTTGCACTGTTTTGGTTAATCATAGTCCCACCACCGTATGTGATTTAATTGACTAAGATGTTGCAGTAGGCTTTGTTGCTAGCTATTTAAGATCACTTAAGATAttaataaacatcatgttgtgatagTGGTGGTCATTGTGTTAAATAAATTGTAACACTGGTAATCTAGTAGAAATTTTGATCAAATTGGAACTTTCATATGCTTATAAAGCTTTCCTATGAACATTCATAGGGATTTTAGCATGGCTGCTGTTGGCCCTTTGTATTAATATGTAATAAGTGTATGTACAAACTGGATGTTAAAATGACAGGGATTTCTGATGGCGGTGGTGCACATCCCGCGCCAGTTCAAGGTGCCGGACTGGTTCCTGAACAGGAAGGACTACAAGGACGGGAAGTTCGCCCAGGTCGTCTCCAACGCCATCGACATGAAGCTCAAGGATGATCTTGAGAGGCTCAAGAAGATCACGTATAACCTCGCTGTTCCTGGTTCTTTTTTCCCCTTACTACTAGTTGATATATGACTATGTGTTAGATTCAACTACTGAAGATCCTTGCACTTCATATCAGGACTAGCAGTTTGTGTCTTGCCTGGTAGTATATAGTTTAATTTGCTATCATTAGCTAGGGTTGTTGATTGACTTAGTTTTCTACTGGAAGTCAAATCTCCTAAACACTAGAATGCCTGAAATGTCAGGGTAGCAAGTACTAGCCATGTGCTTCATTCTATGTACCGTTCTGGTGTCTCTGCATGTATGGTCTAGCTTTTTGTGTAGAATAGTGAGTTGATGCTTCTTTCTACAGAAATACAACATGTTAGCTCTATGGATGTTTATTTACCTACAACTTTTGCCATCTCTAACTTGGTTATATAACCGTTCAATTCAGTCAATCTTTGGGGTGTTGATACACTACTGTGCAAGTTCTATGGTATGTGAGTTTCTTCTATTGCTGCAAGCATTGACACAATATGTCATGTGCAGGGAGCTCCGCATCCGAGTCTCGTCCATCCTCGGCAGGAAGGAGCTGGGCCAAGGGAGCAAGCAGCGCTGCTGGTTACTTGGGGCCAGATCGAATTAGATGACACACCATGGCGTGTGGCGGTCTATTTTGCTTCCAAGAGCAGTACTGTCTATTTGAAATGAGATGTACTCGTCTACGGCCTAGTAAAAAATTTAAGGATTGTCATGTACTGTCTATGATGTAGTGAGCTGTAGGAGTGAAATGAAATTTTATCTGCTATTGTATGTGCTATTTTCCTGTAATGTGTTGTGTACATTTTACTTGAACATTAAATTCTCCAGAAAATGTTCTTACCGGACCTGATAGTGGCCATGGCTCAAATATACTTGCACTATTAACATGCCATGGCCTAAAATAACCTGGGCGGAAAAGCTATTCAGAAATACTATAAGCAGGCCTCGActtaaatagaaaatagaaacaaaaaggaaatGAACTATGCAGAAACGTAAAGGCCCATGATAGAAAAGGCCTGAAAACATTCAAGGAAAAAAATACTAaatgggctgaattgttgggctcggcccatatagacaCCTAATTGGACCGGGTTGAATCTTATcaatgaccttttcaattggtcgcaattttgccacgtcagattgccacgtcggattcaACATGGCCTAGGCAGAGAATTAACGACCAAAACAGAAAGTCATAGAatcaacgaccttttgttttggtcgtgaAATTCCATGACCTtcccacagagaaggtcgttaatttcagtttacgaccgccagattttgaccttctgtttttggtcacaaaaacatcgcagatgaaaaacaatgacctttgaatgaccaatagtgatggttgcaaattgacatatttcttgtagtgcacggGGTCATTGCCTcgtctttgtacaaggggttacatgcagctgaagcaaggcctgtacaaaagggcggCTGCCGGGCAGTGCCCGGCAgcctcgcgccttacgggtagtacttacggagatgctcaatattccatgagttttgcaattgagtgCCATCTCCGATCTCCAGACGGACAGCgccgggtctggtgactcgtaccactCGGTAAGGGCTTTTCCACTTCggtgacaacttgtttgtacccttggcggactgaatgcgcctaaggacaaggtcaccttcctcaaaacaccgggcatcaaCCTTGCGGCTCTGATAGCggtgcagggcttgctggtagcgtgcagtacgcgtagcagcccggagacggttctcctcgagtagcacaacgtCGTCACActggtgctgatcttgcgcta
The Triticum dicoccoides isolate Atlit2015 ecotype Zavitan chromosome 3A, WEW_v2.0, whole genome shotgun sequence genome window above contains:
- the LOC119268200 gene encoding uncharacterized protein LOC119268200; translated protein: MDGCRQAHQPGSDLRAVPGEEAVADSGGVLHHHVVPGRHLRRRRGEGVPAGPEHGQGRRRQRGGAQLHQGLRPRRCDHRHLLVYTVFSATDANRNARDSHVPILAPSPIGFAVFLVHLATIPITGTDINPARSLGAAIIYNREHAWSDH